One region of Stigmatella erecta genomic DNA includes:
- a CDS encoding DUF4388 domain-containing protein, with translation MFPAPSHVLRQREGTLADVPFPLLLNALAAEERTCTLELKVRQREKRITFEDGAPVACVSNLLHETLGKFLVEKGKLGEADYQKALSESIQTGQAIGTLLVQKGLLSPFDLYKQLQANLGLSLLDCFRWTDARYRLIADAEPPDTSVRTNTAQLILTGVASVMPSESVATHFRFTETQRFAQVPGGEGPKLSAKDARLLQALRLRPTFPELVERTGLDMDSAMRRLFALCVIGVADFAEAVDSRPVPAVAPPPVVVEPEPVVPAGPTGTPFSDEDEAVRDGLISAFLAHRSQDPFTLLGVPEDAQPLTLRKAFLTLADRFNPLRFQTVELKEKAEVLLAAYARAFGVLSEPDLAALWRKRRAASREKERGSARPTTAEQFRIKTDMLDGRTQFTQGKARLEAQNFAGAFEYFEYACDIEPRPLHLAYRAWARYLMKPEANGARVLQELRDVLRQEPGLEEAWYFLGEASRGEAQWEQAEDAYRKAFKLNPKNRRYADLVQETMKRTKR, from the coding sequence ATGTTCCCCGCCCCATCCCACGTGCTGCGTCAGCGAGAGGGAACACTGGCTGATGTGCCGTTTCCGCTGCTCTTGAATGCGTTGGCGGCGGAGGAGCGCACGTGCACGCTGGAGCTGAAGGTGCGCCAGCGCGAGAAGCGCATCACCTTCGAGGACGGGGCGCCGGTGGCCTGTGTCTCGAACCTGCTGCACGAGACGCTGGGCAAGTTCCTCGTGGAGAAGGGCAAGCTCGGCGAGGCGGACTACCAGAAGGCGCTCTCGGAGAGCATCCAGACGGGCCAGGCCATCGGGACGCTGCTGGTGCAGAAGGGGCTCCTGAGCCCCTTCGACTTGTACAAGCAGCTCCAGGCGAACCTGGGGCTGAGCCTGCTGGACTGCTTCCGGTGGACGGACGCGCGCTACCGGCTGATCGCCGACGCGGAGCCGCCGGACACCAGCGTGCGGACGAACACCGCGCAGCTCATCCTCACCGGGGTGGCCAGCGTGATGCCCTCCGAGTCCGTGGCCACGCACTTCCGGTTCACGGAGACGCAGCGCTTTGCCCAGGTGCCCGGCGGCGAGGGCCCCAAGCTGTCAGCGAAGGACGCGCGGCTGCTGCAGGCGCTGCGGCTGCGGCCCACGTTCCCGGAGCTGGTGGAGCGCACGGGCCTGGACATGGACTCGGCGATGCGCCGGCTCTTCGCGCTGTGTGTCATCGGCGTGGCGGACTTCGCGGAGGCGGTGGATTCCCGGCCCGTCCCGGCCGTGGCCCCGCCGCCGGTGGTGGTGGAGCCCGAGCCGGTGGTGCCCGCGGGCCCCACGGGCACGCCCTTCTCGGATGAGGACGAGGCGGTGCGCGATGGGCTGATCAGCGCCTTCCTGGCGCACCGCAGCCAGGATCCGTTCACGCTCCTGGGGGTGCCCGAGGACGCGCAGCCGCTGACCTTGCGCAAGGCGTTCCTGACGCTGGCGGACCGCTTCAACCCGCTGCGCTTCCAGACGGTGGAGCTGAAGGAGAAGGCGGAGGTGCTGCTGGCCGCCTACGCCCGGGCCTTCGGCGTGCTGTCGGAGCCGGACCTGGCGGCGCTGTGGCGCAAGCGCCGGGCGGCCTCGCGCGAGAAGGAGCGCGGCTCGGCGCGGCCGACGACGGCGGAGCAGTTCCGCATCAAGACGGACATGCTGGATGGGCGCACGCAGTTCACCCAGGGCAAGGCGCGGCTGGAGGCGCAGAACTTCGCCGGGGCATTCGAGTACTTCGAGTATGCGTGTGACATCGAGCCCCGGCCGCTGCACCTGGCCTACCGGGCCTGGGCGCGCTACCTGATGAAGCCGGAGGCCAACGGCGCGCGCGTGCTGCAGGAGCTCCGGGACGTGCTGCGCCAGGAGCCGGGGCTGGAGGAGGCCTGGTACTTCCTGGGCGAGGCGAGCCGGGGCGAGGCCCAGTGGGAGCAGGCGGAAGACGCGTACCGCAAGGCCTTCAAGCTCAACCCGAAGAACCGGCGCTACGCGGACCTCGTGCAGGAGACCATGAAGCGCACGAAGCGCTGA
- a CDS encoding HEAT repeat domain-containing protein: MNRTRFPRMKPLSSWLLTLCLLGPAVPATAEPSSPGAAPRLLGESCSVEGLMTQIRRGLGSTSEAYKRYLRELLSESAVLLPAAELQAAFERETDPVMAEHLAAALVARTERGQEASSMEAVARRALGDANPEVRAATVRALRRTGALERTGDLYERLVRDGAPEVRMEAARNLVEDNHAVYGGRDGRAADAAVTAASTTSDPQVAAHILGQLETQAVSAGSARSLEQLLRHDTSEVRGAAATALGGVPAAEMGSAREALLGMYRGETEPTVRKAILQSIARLGFSSAVPELQRLRGVDPSLAPEIDTWIRVLGMDHQEWSLILREKQRLQQAR, translated from the coding sequence ATGAACCGCACCCGCTTCCCGCGAATGAAACCGCTCTCCTCCTGGCTGCTCACCCTGTGCCTCCTCGGACCGGCGGTGCCGGCCACGGCGGAGCCCTCTTCACCGGGCGCCGCCCCCCGGCTCCTCGGCGAGAGCTGCTCGGTGGAAGGGTTGATGACGCAGATCCGCCGCGGCCTCGGCTCGACGTCCGAGGCGTACAAGCGCTACCTGCGCGAGCTCCTGAGCGAGTCCGCCGTGCTCCTGCCCGCGGCCGAGCTCCAGGCCGCCTTCGAGCGGGAGACGGACCCCGTCATGGCCGAGCACCTGGCGGCGGCGCTGGTGGCGCGGACCGAGCGGGGCCAGGAAGCATCCAGCATGGAGGCCGTGGCGCGGCGGGCCCTGGGAGACGCCAACCCGGAGGTGCGCGCCGCCACGGTGCGGGCCCTGCGGCGCACCGGCGCGCTGGAGCGGACCGGAGACCTGTACGAGCGCCTGGTCCGGGACGGCGCCCCCGAGGTCCGCATGGAGGCCGCGCGCAACCTCGTGGAGGACAACCACGCGGTGTACGGGGGACGGGATGGCCGGGCGGCGGATGCCGCGGTGACGGCGGCCTCCACCACCTCGGACCCCCAGGTGGCCGCGCACATCCTGGGCCAGCTGGAGACCCAGGCGGTCAGCGCCGGCTCGGCGCGCTCGCTGGAGCAGCTCTTGCGCCACGACACCTCCGAGGTGCGCGGGGCGGCGGCCACGGCGCTGGGCGGTGTCCCCGCCGCGGAGATGGGCAGCGCGCGCGAGGCCCTGCTCGGCATGTACCGCGGCGAGACGGAGCCCACCGTGCGCAAGGCCATCCTCCAAAGCATCGCCCGGCTGGGCTTCTCCAGCGCGGTGCCCGAACTCCAACGGTTGCGAGGCGTGGATCCCAGCCTCGCACCCGAGATCGACACGTGGATTCGCGTGCTCGGCATGGACCACCAGGAGTGGAGCCTGATCCTGAGGGAGAAGCAGCGGCTGCAACAGGCTCGATGA
- a CDS encoding serine/threonine-protein kinase — MLAHVEQCVGCQRALAAGASSRPDPLTEAEPGEELVPGATVSRYVVLERIGQGAMGVVYAARDPHLARRVALKVLRPEGHRVEALQRRLLREAQALARLSDPHVIAVHDVGTSGDRVFLAMDLVEGCTLAEWLREPRGWREVLRVFREAGQGLAAAHAAGLVHRDFKPANVLIGRDGRVRVTDFGLALCQEAPGPWEGSGSGEDSGLALTRTGALLGTPAYMAPELLEGRFADALSDQFGFCVALYEALYGQRPFEGHSLEELGQSARAGRVGRSARGSQVPAWVRRVVLQGLSPQPGQRFASMEALLEALRNGRARHTRLWAVGALTLAGLLGMGVEHQVHLREARCRQEVERLGAAWNPERRERAREAFLAVGTPYALAAWQHASTQLEAYASRWRTLRAEACLQEERGDTGPSQTAVCLDARLWRLTSVTGVLERADARTVQNAQQLVASLEDLAECAEAPARPGPPLPPEGIRPQVDAARRTLTEAQALLDAGRYAEGLAVTEALLQALPGLDYRPLEAEVRLVHGRLQGLEGALPKAEESLYRALWAAEAGRDEVLAARAWIFLLWTVGEQGGRTDDAEKMVQHARAAVEGLGRERFPAIATDLNLRLGILRLNQGLLEQADKEFRQGLALSREALGADNLLTSYLVSSLGRVRSRQGRHAEALALYREAWAMRERLWGSEHPVLALHLNNIAIALLALGQREEAVATWRRSLGLLEANRPPGHPSFVAPLTNLASVQRSLGQLDEARQSLERALHIAERSKGQDHPLTASVLSELGKVAQDSQRLGEALTYHHEAVRRVQRALGPDTPRAAAPQTALGEAYLQAGKPQEARRELTRALRLWEAETGTEGASVSIALRPLAELERGQGAFRRALEHCARALEVDERVQGREAPDVALDLACLAEVHLARGESAQALPLLERALTLHASAPKDPLEEGWASFLLARALWAQHGKAERARASALAQEARSRMDGLGLRAREKARQVLAWQRQVEAR; from the coding sequence GTGCTGGCCCACGTGGAGCAGTGTGTGGGCTGTCAGCGCGCCCTGGCGGCGGGCGCCAGCTCCCGGCCGGATCCTTTGACGGAGGCAGAGCCCGGGGAGGAGTTGGTGCCCGGGGCCACGGTGTCGCGCTACGTGGTGCTGGAGCGGATTGGCCAGGGCGCCATGGGCGTGGTGTACGCGGCGAGGGATCCGCACCTGGCCCGGCGCGTGGCCCTCAAGGTGCTGCGCCCGGAGGGGCACCGGGTGGAGGCGCTGCAGCGGCGGCTCCTGCGGGAGGCGCAGGCGCTGGCCCGGCTCTCGGATCCCCATGTCATCGCGGTGCACGACGTGGGCACGAGTGGGGACCGCGTCTTCCTGGCGATGGATCTGGTGGAGGGCTGCACGCTGGCGGAGTGGCTGCGGGAGCCCCGCGGCTGGAGGGAGGTGCTGCGCGTCTTCCGGGAGGCGGGGCAGGGGCTGGCCGCCGCGCACGCCGCGGGGCTGGTGCACCGGGACTTCAAGCCCGCCAACGTCCTCATCGGGCGGGATGGGCGCGTGCGGGTGACCGACTTCGGCCTGGCCCTCTGCCAGGAGGCGCCCGGGCCGTGGGAGGGGAGCGGGTCCGGGGAGGACTCGGGCCTGGCGCTCACCCGCACGGGGGCGCTGCTGGGCACGCCGGCCTACATGGCCCCGGAGCTGCTGGAGGGCCGGTTCGCGGATGCCCTCTCGGATCAATTCGGCTTCTGCGTGGCCCTGTACGAGGCCCTCTATGGCCAGCGGCCCTTCGAAGGGCACAGTCTGGAGGAACTGGGCCAGTCCGCCCGCGCGGGCCGGGTGGGGCGGAGCGCGCGGGGCTCGCAGGTGCCGGCCTGGGTCCGGCGCGTGGTGCTCCAGGGGCTGAGCCCCCAGCCCGGGCAGCGCTTCGCCTCCATGGAGGCCTTGCTGGAGGCGTTGCGGAACGGGCGCGCCCGGCACACGCGGCTCTGGGCGGTGGGGGCGCTCACGCTGGCGGGCCTGCTGGGCATGGGGGTGGAGCACCAGGTGCACCTGCGGGAGGCGCGCTGCCGCCAGGAGGTGGAGCGGCTCGGCGCGGCGTGGAACCCCGAGCGGCGGGAGCGGGCGCGCGAGGCCTTCCTCGCGGTGGGCACGCCCTATGCCCTCGCGGCCTGGCAACACGCGTCCACGCAGCTGGAGGCCTACGCGTCGCGCTGGCGCACGCTGCGCGCCGAGGCCTGCCTTCAGGAGGAGCGGGGCGACACGGGCCCGTCCCAGACCGCCGTGTGCCTCGATGCCCGGCTCTGGCGGCTCACCTCCGTGACGGGGGTGCTGGAGCGGGCGGACGCGCGCACGGTGCAGAACGCGCAGCAGCTGGTGGCCTCGCTGGAGGATCTCGCGGAGTGTGCGGAGGCGCCGGCGCGGCCCGGGCCGCCCCTGCCCCCGGAGGGAATCCGCCCCCAGGTGGACGCGGCGCGGCGGACGCTGACCGAGGCCCAGGCGCTCCTGGACGCGGGCCGGTATGCCGAGGGGCTCGCGGTGACGGAGGCCTTGCTTCAGGCCCTGCCCGGGCTGGACTACCGGCCGCTGGAGGCGGAGGTGCGCCTCGTCCACGGCCGGCTCCAGGGGCTGGAGGGCGCGCTCCCGAAGGCCGAGGAGAGCCTCTACCGGGCCCTGTGGGCCGCCGAGGCCGGCCGGGACGAGGTGCTGGCCGCGCGCGCGTGGATCTTCCTCCTCTGGACGGTGGGAGAGCAGGGCGGGCGGACGGACGACGCGGAGAAGATGGTGCAGCATGCGCGTGCCGCGGTGGAGGGGCTGGGGCGCGAGCGCTTCCCGGCCATCGCCACGGACCTGAACCTGCGCCTGGGCATCCTGCGGCTGAACCAGGGGCTGCTGGAGCAGGCGGACAAGGAGTTCCGCCAGGGGCTGGCGCTCTCGCGGGAGGCGCTGGGCGCGGACAACCTGCTCACCTCCTATCTTGTCTCCAGCCTGGGCCGGGTCCGCTCCCGCCAGGGCCGCCACGCCGAAGCCCTGGCGCTGTACCGGGAGGCCTGGGCGATGCGGGAGCGCCTCTGGGGGAGCGAGCACCCCGTGCTGGCCCTCCACCTCAACAACATCGCCATCGCGCTGCTGGCGCTGGGGCAGCGCGAGGAGGCGGTGGCCACCTGGCGCCGCTCCTTGGGGCTGCTGGAGGCCAACCGTCCGCCGGGGCACCCCAGCTTCGTGGCGCCGCTGACGAACCTCGCCTCGGTGCAGCGGAGCCTGGGTCAGCTCGACGAGGCGCGGCAGAGCCTGGAGCGGGCGCTGCACATCGCCGAGCGCAGCAAGGGGCAGGACCATCCGCTCACGGCGAGCGTGCTCAGCGAGCTGGGCAAGGTGGCCCAGGACTCCCAGCGCCTGGGCGAGGCGCTCACGTACCACCACGAGGCCGTGCGGCGCGTTCAGCGGGCGCTGGGACCGGACACGCCCCGCGCCGCGGCGCCGCAGACGGCCCTGGGCGAGGCGTACCTCCAGGCGGGCAAACCCCAGGAGGCGCGGCGGGAGCTCACGCGCGCCCTGCGGCTCTGGGAAGCGGAGACCGGCACGGAAGGGGCTTCCGTCTCCATCGCGCTGCGGCCCCTGGCGGAGCTGGAGCGGGGCCAGGGGGCGTTTCGCCGGGCGCTCGAACACTGTGCGCGGGCGCTGGAGGTGGATGAGCGGGTGCAGGGCCGCGAGGCGCCGGATGTGGCGTTGGATCTCGCCTGCCTGGCGGAGGTGCACCTGGCCCGGGGGGAGTCCGCCCAGGCCTTGCCGCTCCTGGAGCGGGCCCTCACGCTTCACGCGAGCGCGCCGAAGGATCCGTTGGAGGAAGGCTGGGCCTCGTTCCTGCTGGCCCGTGCCCTGTGGGCGCAGCACGGGAAGGCGGAGCGGGCCCGTGCCAGCGCGTTGGCGCAAGAGGCCCGAAGCCGGATGGATGGATTGGGCCTCCGGGCCCGCGAGAAAGCCCGCCAGGTCCTGGCCTGGCAACGGCAGGTGGAGGCACGGTGA
- a CDS encoding sigma-70 family RNA polymerase sigma factor yields MSEAGNVGSFSALLMAHVAPQRRAALEQVPALEALLAPHCAAARAQWPGLSWSAERFLRHLARHLPEQPGEVLRQLHAADLYLACACAEGERLALHAFEVHILQRVPSRLGALPAATVDEVLQVLRARLLLGRGEAPARIADYSGRGPLLAWVRIIATRVAAELVSQQGRQELFDEPPETLARMLAADDPERALLREDSRRVLLEALRQALGALPERERTLLRLHHLHGLTMDRLSAMYGESRSGVARRVAHARERLLALTHAELAGRLKLAGSELQSLLGLVRSRLDFNLHHLMEGA; encoded by the coding sequence GTGAGCGAGGCAGGCAACGTGGGATCTTTCTCGGCGCTGTTGATGGCGCATGTGGCGCCGCAGCGGCGCGCCGCGCTGGAGCAGGTGCCCGCGCTGGAGGCGCTGCTGGCGCCGCACTGCGCGGCGGCGCGGGCCCAGTGGCCCGGCCTCTCCTGGAGCGCGGAGCGCTTCCTGCGCCACCTGGCCCGCCACCTGCCGGAGCAGCCCGGTGAGGTGCTGCGTCAGCTTCATGCGGCGGACCTGTACCTGGCGTGCGCGTGCGCGGAAGGGGAGCGGCTGGCGCTCCATGCCTTCGAGGTGCACATCCTCCAGCGGGTGCCCTCGCGGTTGGGCGCGCTGCCGGCGGCCACCGTGGATGAGGTGTTGCAGGTGCTCCGGGCCCGGCTGCTGCTGGGGCGCGGAGAGGCCCCGGCCCGCATCGCCGATTACTCGGGACGGGGGCCGCTCCTGGCGTGGGTGCGCATCATCGCCACCCGCGTGGCCGCCGAGCTGGTGAGCCAGCAGGGCCGCCAGGAGCTCTTCGATGAGCCGCCCGAGACGCTGGCCCGGATGCTGGCGGCGGATGATCCGGAGCGCGCGTTGCTCCGGGAGGACTCGCGCCGGGTGCTCCTGGAGGCCCTGCGGCAGGCCCTGGGGGCCCTGCCCGAGCGCGAGCGGACCCTGCTGCGCCTGCACCACCTGCATGGCCTCACCATGGACCGGCTCTCGGCGATGTATGGCGAGTCCCGCTCGGGCGTAGCCCGCCGCGTGGCCCATGCCCGGGAGCGGCTGCTGGCCCTCACGCACGCGGAGCTGGCGGGACGGTTGAAGCTGGCGGGCTCCGAACTGCAGAGCCTGCTGGGCCTGGTGCGAAGCCGCTTGGACTTCAACCTGCACCACCTAATGGAAGGGGCCTGA
- a CDS encoding DEAD/DEAH box helicase, with protein sequence MSVTAELLEAVREEARPETWSAGMALARSGAVSVQAIGAEEAVLKVRAAGRPAPVTTVLYPEDDIWECDCKGRVDPCEHVVAAALVLHHSVSQPAPRPPAASRSAAPSAPARPGAAPKPERMVYRFKRVDGGLQLERLLVRPDNTARLLARSLASLLQNPVEAARIQVEKCDLLADKLLARPTRGALPPERLEALLRVLEPARTVLFEGVLVSVSSEPLLPRVTVEDRGEQTVLKVEKDPRITELVCPGVVVCGGALCRLGEQTLTGARLEHLPQERVFSPAQMGDLTGKVLPDFARRMPVDVRSQRLPPIDRTLKPRISVELNQLDSGLSVLPTLVYGSPPTVRIDNGRMVYLKGAVPVRDEAAEQKLVHELRDELNMVPGRRVTVQGKEAVQLADKLRRWRGGLTGDAARVVSPHVQLRPTLSVESGASPSGVPQVGFSLDFQVEGAGPGAPRTVDAGAVMRAWEEGLGLVPLEGGGWAPLPTAWLKTHGQRVADLLSARGKDGRIANHALPQLTGLCDALEHPPPPGLERLAPLVKGFEKLPEARLPKDLTASLRPYQVQGVSWLTFLRQAGLGGVLADDMGLGKTLQTICTLGPGTLVVAPTSVLPNWEAELKRFRPSLKVSVYHGPGRSLDEAADVTLTTYALLRLDAEVLGAKEWDTVVLDEAQAIKNPDSQVARAAYGLQAAFRVALSGTPIENRLEELWSLMHFTNPGLLGGRKEFEERWARPVSDNQKGAAEQLRARIRPFVLRRLKRDVAPELPPRTESVRHVTLTEPERAIYDTVYAATREEVVSQLEEGGSVLKALEALLRLRQAACHPALVPGQQAKTSSKVQALVEALGTAVEDGHKALVFSQWTSLLDLIEPALREAGIAFTRLDGSTADRGGVAASFQAPEGPPVMLISLKAGATGLNLTAADHVFLVDPWWNPSVEAQAADRAHRIGQQRPVMVYRLVSQGTVEEKILTLQEKKRALFEAALGGASGATAITRADLLELLD encoded by the coding sequence ATGTCTGTGACCGCGGAGCTACTCGAAGCCGTCCGGGAAGAAGCCCGCCCGGAGACCTGGTCTGCTGGAATGGCCCTGGCCCGCTCGGGCGCCGTCTCGGTGCAGGCCATCGGCGCGGAAGAGGCCGTTCTGAAGGTGCGTGCCGCGGGCCGCCCTGCCCCCGTCACCACCGTGCTCTACCCGGAGGACGACATCTGGGAGTGTGACTGCAAGGGCCGGGTAGACCCATGCGAGCACGTGGTCGCGGCGGCCCTCGTGCTCCACCACTCCGTCTCCCAGCCCGCCCCTCGCCCCCCCGCGGCGTCCCGCTCCGCTGCGCCCTCGGCTCCAGCCCGCCCGGGAGCCGCGCCCAAGCCGGAGCGAATGGTGTACCGCTTCAAGCGCGTGGACGGCGGGTTGCAGCTCGAACGCCTGCTGGTGCGCCCCGACAACACGGCCCGGCTGCTGGCGCGCAGCCTGGCCTCGCTGCTGCAGAACCCCGTGGAGGCGGCGCGGATTCAGGTGGAGAAGTGCGACCTGCTCGCGGACAAGCTGCTCGCGCGGCCCACGCGGGGCGCGCTCCCGCCCGAGCGGCTGGAGGCGCTGCTGCGCGTGCTGGAGCCGGCGCGCACCGTGCTCTTCGAGGGAGTGCTGGTGTCCGTCTCCAGCGAGCCCCTGCTGCCACGCGTCACCGTGGAGGACCGGGGCGAGCAGACGGTGCTCAAGGTGGAGAAGGATCCACGCATCACCGAGCTGGTGTGCCCCGGGGTGGTGGTGTGCGGCGGCGCGCTGTGCCGGCTCGGCGAGCAGACCCTCACGGGGGCCCGGCTGGAGCACCTGCCCCAGGAGCGCGTCTTCTCTCCCGCGCAGATGGGAGACCTCACCGGCAAGGTGCTGCCGGACTTCGCGCGGCGCATGCCGGTGGATGTGAGGAGCCAGCGGCTGCCGCCCATCGACCGCACGCTCAAGCCCCGCATCTCCGTGGAGTTGAACCAGCTCGACTCTGGCCTCTCGGTGCTGCCCACGCTGGTGTACGGCTCGCCGCCCACGGTGCGCATCGACAACGGGCGCATGGTGTACCTGAAGGGCGCGGTGCCCGTGCGCGACGAGGCCGCCGAGCAAAAGCTCGTCCACGAACTGCGCGACGAGCTGAACATGGTGCCCGGCCGGCGCGTGACGGTGCAGGGCAAGGAGGCCGTGCAGCTCGCCGACAAGCTGCGGCGCTGGCGCGGAGGCCTCACCGGGGACGCGGCGCGCGTGGTGAGCCCCCATGTGCAGCTGCGCCCCACCCTCTCGGTGGAGTCCGGCGCCTCCCCGTCCGGGGTGCCCCAGGTGGGCTTCTCCCTCGACTTCCAGGTCGAAGGCGCCGGGCCGGGCGCGCCGCGCACCGTGGACGCGGGCGCGGTGATGCGCGCCTGGGAGGAAGGGCTGGGGCTGGTCCCGCTGGAAGGAGGCGGGTGGGCGCCCCTGCCCACCGCGTGGCTGAAGACACATGGCCAGCGCGTGGCGGACCTGCTGTCGGCGCGTGGGAAGGATGGGCGGATCGCCAACCACGCGCTCCCCCAACTCACGGGCCTGTGTGACGCGCTGGAGCACCCGCCCCCGCCCGGGCTCGAACGGCTGGCGCCCTTGGTGAAGGGCTTCGAGAAGCTGCCGGAGGCGCGGCTGCCGAAGGATCTCACCGCCTCGCTGCGCCCCTACCAGGTGCAGGGCGTGAGCTGGCTCACCTTCCTGCGGCAGGCGGGCCTGGGCGGCGTGCTCGCCGACGACATGGGCTTGGGCAAGACGCTGCAAACCATCTGCACGCTGGGGCCTGGCACATTGGTGGTGGCGCCCACGAGCGTGCTGCCCAACTGGGAGGCGGAGCTGAAACGCTTCCGTCCCTCGCTGAAGGTCTCCGTCTACCACGGCCCCGGCCGCTCGCTGGACGAGGCGGCCGATGTGACGCTCACCACCTATGCGCTCCTGCGCCTGGACGCGGAGGTGCTCGGAGCGAAAGAGTGGGACACGGTGGTGCTGGACGAGGCCCAGGCCATCAAGAACCCGGACAGCCAGGTGGCGCGCGCAGCCTACGGGCTGCAGGCCGCCTTCCGGGTGGCCCTGAGCGGCACCCCCATCGAGAACCGGCTGGAGGAGCTCTGGAGCCTCATGCACTTCACCAACCCGGGGCTGCTCGGGGGGCGCAAGGAATTCGAGGAGCGGTGGGCGCGGCCCGTCTCGGACAACCAGAAGGGCGCCGCCGAGCAGCTGCGCGCGCGCATCCGCCCCTTCGTGCTGCGCCGGCTCAAGCGGGACGTGGCGCCCGAGCTTCCGCCCCGCACCGAGTCCGTGCGGCACGTCACCCTCACCGAGCCGGAGCGGGCCATCTACGACACGGTGTACGCCGCCACGCGCGAGGAGGTGGTCTCCCAGCTCGAAGAGGGCGGCAGCGTGCTGAAGGCGCTGGAGGCGCTCCTGCGCCTGCGCCAGGCGGCGTGCCATCCCGCGCTCGTGCCCGGCCAGCAGGCGAAGACGTCCTCCAAGGTGCAGGCGCTGGTGGAGGCGCTCGGCACCGCGGTGGAGGACGGGCACAAGGCGCTCGTCTTCTCGCAGTGGACCTCGCTGTTGGATCTCATCGAGCCGGCGCTGCGGGAGGCGGGCATCGCCTTCACCCGGCTGGATGGAAGCACCGCGGACCGCGGCGGCGTGGCCGCCTCCTTCCAGGCCCCGGAGGGCCCGCCGGTGATGCTGATTTCGCTCAAGGCGGGCGCCACGGGGCTCAACCTCACGGCGGCGGATCACGTCTTCCTCGTGGATCCGTGGTGGAACCCCTCCGTGGAGGCGCAGGCCGCCGACCGCGCGCACCGCATTGGCCAGCAACGGCCCGTCATGGTGTACCGGCTGGTGTCCCAGGGCACGGTGGAGGAGAAGATCCTCACCTTGCAGGAGAAGAAGCGCGCCCTCTTCGAGGCGGCGCTGGGCGGGGCCTCGGGGGCCACCGCCATCACCCGGGCGGACCTGCTGGAGCTGCTGGACTGA
- a CDS encoding aldo/keto reductase family protein yields the protein MHFRHLGSSGLMVSEISYGNWLTHGSQVEEAAAVACVRAALDEGITTFDTADVYAGTRAEEVLGRALQGQRREGLEIFTKVYWPTGPGPNDRGLSRKHILESIHGSLRRLKTDYVDLYQAHRYDTETPLEETMQAFADVVRQGKAHYIGVSEWTAEQLREGVKLARQLGFQLVSSQPQYSMLWRVIEAEVVPASQELGVGQVVFSPIAQGVLTGKYRPGQKPPEGSRATDEKGGASFIQRFLNDDVLTRVQQLTPVAQEAGLSLAQLAVAWVLQNPNVSSAIIGASRPEQVKENVKAVGVKLSQDAMRRIDSILGPIVERDPKKTLQNSPRKRP from the coding sequence ATGCACTTCCGTCACCTGGGCAGCAGTGGTTTGATGGTCAGTGAAATCTCCTACGGCAACTGGTTGACCCATGGGTCCCAGGTCGAGGAGGCCGCGGCGGTGGCCTGTGTCCGGGCCGCGCTCGATGAGGGCATCACCACCTTCGACACCGCGGACGTCTACGCGGGCACCCGCGCCGAGGAGGTGCTGGGCCGCGCCCTTCAGGGCCAGCGCCGGGAGGGGCTGGAGATCTTCACCAAGGTGTACTGGCCCACGGGGCCGGGCCCCAATGACCGCGGCCTGTCGCGCAAGCACATCTTGGAGTCCATCCACGGCTCGCTGCGGCGGCTGAAGACGGACTATGTGGATCTCTACCAGGCGCACCGCTACGACACGGAGACGCCGCTGGAGGAGACGATGCAGGCCTTCGCCGATGTGGTGCGCCAGGGCAAGGCGCACTACATCGGGGTGTCCGAGTGGACGGCGGAGCAACTGCGCGAGGGCGTGAAGCTGGCCCGGCAGCTGGGCTTCCAGCTCGTCTCCAGCCAGCCGCAGTACTCCATGCTGTGGCGGGTCATCGAGGCCGAGGTGGTGCCTGCCTCCCAGGAGCTGGGCGTGGGGCAGGTCGTCTTTTCCCCCATCGCGCAGGGCGTGCTCACCGGCAAGTACCGCCCGGGGCAGAAGCCGCCCGAGGGCAGCCGCGCCACGGACGAGAAGGGTGGGGCCAGCTTCATCCAGCGCTTCCTCAACGACGACGTGCTCACGCGCGTGCAGCAGCTCACCCCCGTGGCCCAGGAGGCCGGGCTGTCGCTGGCCCAGCTCGCCGTGGCGTGGGTGCTGCAGAACCCGAATGTCTCCTCGGCCATCATCGGCGCCTCGCGGCCCGAGCAGGTCAAGGAGAACGTCAAGGCCGTGGGCGTGAAGCTGAGCCAGGATGCGATGCGCCGCATCGACTCCATCCTCGGCCCCATCGTCGAGCGCGACCCGAAGAAGACCCTGCAGAACAGTCCGCGCAAGCGGCCGTGA